From one Rosa rugosa chromosome 4, drRosRugo1.1, whole genome shotgun sequence genomic stretch:
- the LOC133742759 gene encoding ras-related protein RABD2c codes for MNPEYDYLFKLLLIGDSGVGKSCLLLRFADDSYLDSYISTIGVDFKIRTVEQDGKTIKLQIWDTAGQERFRTITSSYYRGAHGIIVVYDVTDQESFNNVKQWLNEIDRYASENVNKLLVGNKCDLTANKVVSTETAKAFADEIGIPFMETSAKNSTNVEQAFMAMAAEIKNRMASQPMNNARPPTVQIRGQPVNQKSGCCSS; via the exons ATGAATCCCGAATA TGACTACCTGTTTAAGCTTTTGCTGATTGGTGATTCTGGTGTCGGCAAGTCATGTCTACTTCTGCGGTTTGCT GATGATTCATACTTGGATAGCTACATCAGCACAATTGGAGTTGACTTT AAAATCCGCACTGTGGAGCAGGATGGAAAGACTATCAAACTTCAAATT TGGGACACAGCTGGCCAAGAACGTTTCAGGACAATCACTAGCAGCTACTACCGTGGTGCGCATGGTATCATT GTTGTTTATGATGTCACAGACCAAGAGAGCTTCAACAATGTTAAGCAATGGTTGAACGAAATTGACCGTTATGCAAGTGAAAATGTGAACAAGCTTCTAGTTGGAAACAAGTGCGATCTCACAGCAAATAAAGTTGTGTCCACTGAGACAGCCAAG GCATTTGCAGATGAAATTGGAATTCCTTTTATGGAAACCAGTGCTAAGAATTCCACCAATGTTGAGCAGGCCTTCATGGCTATGGCTGCTGAGATTAAGAACAG GATGGCAAGCCAACCGATGAACAACGCCAGGCCTCCAACAGTGCAGATTCGTGGACAGCCTGTGAACCAAAAGTCTGGTTGCTGCTCTTCTTAA
- the LOC133742757 gene encoding pentatricopeptide repeat-containing protein At4g16835, mitochondrial, translating into MRCLRRSTRAQPSLLLKTFPNAKNQSSSLSTITIQNPQPNQNNHPIPPHKTHLVSTSNMTQKLTPTQFCNESTHFDPHQFRNVIASNKLITSYIRSGDLDSALKVFEKMTVRTTTSWNSILAGYAKIPGKVKEARQLFDKIPQPDTCSYNSMLACYLRNLGVGSAMEFFDLMPVKDIASWNTMISGFAQNGEMREAQKLFLLMPEKNSVSWSALVSGYVKCGDLDSAVKWFEVAPVKSVVAWTAMVTGYMKFGKIGVAEKLFREMPEKNLVTWNAMVAGYVENCRAEEGLKLFRSMIGYGVGPNASSLSSALLGCSNLSALQMGRQVHQLLYKFELYNDTTSGTALVSMYCKCGNLEDAWKFFIEMTLKDVVTWNAMIAGYAQHGEGLKALSLFDQMRNEGVKPDWITFVSVLMACNHAGLVDLGVQYFDSMARQYQVEAKPEHYTCMVDLLGRAGKLVEAVALIKKMPFEPHSAIFGTLLGACRMHKNLELAEFAAEKLLDLDPTSAAGYVQLANVYAATNRWDLVGKVRRSMKENRVVKTPGYSWIEVKSVVHEFRSGDRAHPELASIHEKLSELDQKMKLAGYVPDLEFALHDVGEEQKQQLLLWHSEKLAIAFGLIHVPLGMPIRIFKNLRVCGDCHHAVKYISAIEKREIILRDTTRFHHFKNGVCSCGDYW; encoded by the coding sequence ATGAGATGTCTTAGAAGAAGCACAAGAGCACAGCCCTCACTGCTGCTCAAAACTTTCCCCAATGCCAAAAACCAAAGCTCTTCCCTCTCCACCATCACAATCCAAAACCCACAACCCAATCAAAACAACCACCCCATTCCTCCACACAAAACCCACTTGGTTTCCACCAGTAACATGACCCAGAAACTCACACCAACCCAATTTTGCAATGAGTCTACACACTTTGATCCCCACCAATTTCGCAATGTCATTGCGTCGAACAAGTTGATCACCAGTTACATTCGTTCCGGGGATTTAGATTCTGCACTTAAGGTGTTTGAGAAGATGACTGTTAGAACCACAACTAGTTGGAATTCGATTTTAGCCGGGTATGCGAAAATTCCCGGGAAAGTGAAAGAAGCCCGCCAACTGTTTGATAAAATTCCTCAACCAGACACTTGCTCATATAATAGTATGCTGGCTTGTTATTTACGTAATCTTGGTGTTGGCTCTGCTATGGAGTTCTTTGATTTGATGCCTGTTAAGGACATTGCATCTTGGAATACCATGATATCGGGTTTTGCTCAGAATGGGGAGATGAGGGAAGCACAGAAGTTGTTTTTGTTGATGCCCGAGAAGAACAGTGTCTCGTGGAGTGCGTTGGTTTCGGGGTATGTGAAATGTGGGGATTTGGACTCGGCGGTGAAGTGGTTTGAGGTTGCACCGGTTAAGAGTGTTGTGGCGTGGACGgctatggttactgggtatatGAAGTTTGGGAAGATTGGTGTAGCAGAGAAGTTGTTTAGAGAGATGCCTGAGAAAAATTTAGTAACATGGAATGCTATGGTTGCAGGGTATGTGGAAAACTGTCGAGCTGAAGAGGGTTTGAAGCTTTTCAGGTCAATGATTGGATATGGGGTTGGGCCAAATGCATCGAGTTTGAGTAGTGCTCTACTGGGTTGTAGCAACCTGTCTGCGCTGCAAATGGGTAGGCAAGTACATCAGTTGCTCTATAAGTTTGAATTATATAATGATACGACTTCAGGAACTGCATTGGTTAGTATGTATTGTAAGTGTGGGAATTTGGAGGATGCGTGGAAGTTTTTCATTGAGATGACACTAAAAGATGTTGTTACTTGGAATGCAATGATTGCTGGTTATGCTCAACATGGGGAAGGTTTAAAAGCTCTCAGTTTGTTTGACCAGATGAGGAATGAGGGAGTAAAACCAGATTGGATAACGTTTGTTTCTGTGTTAATGGCTTGCAATCATGCAGGACTTGTAGATCTTGGGGTTCAATATTTTGATTCCATGGCAAGACAGTATCAAGTTGAAGCTAAGCCAGAGCACTATACATGTATGGTAGACCTTCTTGGTCGTGCTGGTAAGCTAGTTGAAGCTGTAGCTTTGATAAAGAAAATGCCATTTGAACCACATTCTGCCATTTTTGGAACTCTATTGGGTGCCTGTCGGATGCACAAGAACTTAGAATTAGCTGAGTTTGCTGCCGAGAAATTGCTTGATCTTGATCCAACGAGTGCAGCTGGCTATGTTCAACTTGCTAATGTTTATGCTGCAACAAATAGATGGGACCTTGTCGGCAAGGTCAGGCGATCGATGAAAGAAAATAGGGTCGTGAAGACACCTGGCTATAGTTGGATTGAGGTAAAGAGTGTAGTCCATGAGTTCAGATCAGGTGACAGGGCTCACCCAGAATTGGCATCTATACATGAAAAACTGTCTGAACTGGATCAGAAAATGAAGTTGGCAGGCTATGTTCCAGATCTTGAATTTGCATTACATGATGTTGGGGAAGAGCAGAAACAGCAGCTGCTATTATGGCACAGTGAAAAACTAGCAATTGCTTTTGGGCTTATACACGTGCCTTTAGGGATGCCAATTCGCATTTTCAAAAACTTGAGAGTATGTGGGGATTGCCATCATGCAGTCAAGTATATTTCAGCAATTGAGAAAAGAGAAATCATTCTCAGAGATACTACAAGGTTCCATCATTTCAAAAATGGGGTTTGTTCTTGTGGTGATTACTGGTAG